TCCGCGGCGGCCAGCGCCGTCATGTCCGCGAGCATGGTGCGCACGCGCTCGGCCGGGATCCCCTTGTGGCCCGCGAGGAAGTCCACCTCGGTGCCGGCGAAGTCCACCGGTGTGTCGGGCGCGAGCTCGAAGGAGCGGTACGTGATCTCGATGGCCGGCGCGTCGGGCGTCCGCGCCGCGAACGCGCGCACGCCCGCCTCGAAGCGCCGCTTGCCGACGTAGCACCACGGGCAGGCGATGTCGGACCAGACGTCGACGCGGAGGGCGGGCGGGGCGGAGGCGGGAGAGTCGGTCACGGGTGGGCAACCGGTCGGGAAGGCGGGGCATTCCCCCGGTGTTGCCCGAGCATGGCCGACAGCTCCCCCTCCCCCGTCCCGTCCGGATCCGACGACGCCGCTCCCGAGGGTCGCGCCCGCGTCCTCGCGCACGCGGCCCGCCTCGGGATCGAGGTCGAGGTGGTGGACCGCCCCGACGCCGCGACCCTCGAGGAGGCGGCCGCGCAGCTCGGCATCGCCCCGTCGCACCTCGTGAAGTCGCTCGTGGTGAAGCGGCACGACGGCGCGCTGCTCATCGCCCTCGTGCCGGGCGACCGGCAGATCAGCTGGGCCAAGCTCCGCGCGCTCGTGGGCGTCAACAAGCTCTCGATGCCCGCGCCCGAGGTGGCGCTCGAGGCGACGGGGTACGCGCGGGGCACCATCACGCCGCTGGGCGCCCGGGGCGACCTGCCCGTCTACGCGGACGAGCGCATCGCGGGCCGGCGGATCGGCATGGGCGCGGGCGAGCACGGCTCGTCGGCCCTCGTCGACGCGGACGCCCTGGTCGCCGCCCTGGGTGCGACGGTCGGCGACATCACGGACGAGCTGACGATCCGCCGCCCCTGACCCGCGCGAGGCGGGCCCGGGACGGCGGACCGGGGGTCGTGCGGGCGCGGATCAGGCGCCGACGAGCTGCCCCGCGAGGTAGCCGACGAGCTCGTCGAGCGGGATGCGCTCCTGCGCCATCGTGTCGCGCTCGCGCACGGTGA
The nucleotide sequence above comes from Clavibacter sp. B3I6. Encoded proteins:
- a CDS encoding aminoacyl-tRNA deacylase, encoding MADSSPSPVPSGSDDAAPEGRARVLAHAARLGIEVEVVDRPDAATLEEAAAQLGIAPSHLVKSLVVKRHDGALLIALVPGDRQISWAKLRALVGVNKLSMPAPEVALEATGYARGTITPLGARGDLPVYADERIAGRRIGMGAGEHGSSALVDADALVAALGATVGDITDELTIRRP